In Lytechinus variegatus isolate NC3 chromosome 12, Lvar_3.0, whole genome shotgun sequence, a single window of DNA contains:
- the LOC121425224 gene encoding uncharacterized protein LOC121425224, with protein MDDKRKTPFKEGMPGKKWLRCFFKRHPELSERKPELLGSERAVVTTEKMDKFYDDLNEYLVTKDCSSILTSPRRIFNCDESGFPLSGKMSKIIATKGSRTVSSVGSSNKSQVTVLATISASGDVLPPTIVIAGQRFKENPLKDGPEACLGRSESGWMTSEVFFEYVANSFIPWVEDHGIPKPVLLLVDGHSSHINYEVGKLCNEAGVELYPLPAHASHIIQPCDVAFFKPLKSAWAQAERQYRQDNPGQCVTKYTFASVFRGPWEDVSRRKELVKSAFRATGIFPFSKNYAKEKLAPASVYREVQDERDVNAEVNTQAPGPSGDATQSTSAGPSSFSLPLEKHLRYPQITRVKSGRRKGEDLPKCISSDAYLKYLREKQEAKNQEEEKKRKRKEERDMKKKAKEDGKRKTKLKNTEEDHPDIDVNTCPECEGTYDNDPDQWVGCCYCARWLHIVCSRRLDGLTDEEIIALDFKCHFC; from the coding sequence ATGGACGATAAGAGGAAGACTCCTTTCAAGGAGGGGATGCCTGGAAAGAAGTGGCTGAGGTGCTTCTTCAAGCGACACCCCGAGCTCTCGGAAAGGAAGCCAGAGCTCCTCGGCAGTGAAAGGGCTGTGGTGACCACGGAGAAGATGGATAAGTTCTACGATGATCTGAATGAGTACCTAGTCACCAAGGATTGCTCGTCGATCCTCACTTCGCCACGTCGGATCTTCAATTGTGATGAGAGTGGATTCCCCCTGAGTGGAAAGATGTCCAAAATAATCGCAACCAAGGGTAGCCGCACTGTAAGCTCAGTAGGGTCCAGTAATAAGTCACAGGTTACCGTCCTGGCCACGATCTCGGCCTCGGGTGATGTGCTTCCTCCCACCATTGTTATAGCTGGCCAAAGATTCAAGGAGAATCCACTCAAGGATGGGCCCGAAGCTTGCCTGGGTAGGAGCGAGAGTGGATGGATGACAAGCGAAGTGTTCTTCGAGTACGTAGCAAACAGCTTTATCCCTTGGGTTGAAGACCATGGAATCCCCAAACCCGTTCTTCTACTCGTCGACGGCCATAGCAGCCACATCAATTATGAGGTCGGTAAGCTCTGCAACGAGGCAGGTGTTGAGTTGTATCCACTACCAGCTCATGCCAGCCACATCATTCAACCCTGTGATGTGGCGTTCTTCAAGCCACTTAAGTCAGCATGGGCTCAAGCTGAGCGCCAGTATCGCCAAGATAATCCAGGCCAATGTGTGACGAAGTACACCTTTGCAAGCGTGTTTAGAGGACCATGGGAAGATGTCAGCAGAAGGAAGGAGTTGGTAAAATCCGCCTTCAGAGCTACTGGCATTTTTCCGTTCTCCAAGAACTATGCAAAGGAGAAGCTGGCACCAGCTTCTGTATACAGGGAGGTACAGGATGAGAGGGATGTGAATGCTGAGGTAAACACCCAGGCCCCTGGTCCCTCCGGGGATGCTACCCAGTCAACGTCTGCAGGCCCATCTTCCTTCTCCCTTCCACTGGAGAAGCACCTTCGGTACCCTCAGATCACCAGGGTGAAGTCAGGGAGACGGAAAGGAGAAGATCTTCCAAAATGCATTAGTAGTGATGCGTATTTGAAGTACTTGAGAGAGAAGCAAGAGGCAAAAAAtcaagaagaggaaaagaagagaaaacgaaaagaagagagagacaTGAAGAAGAAAGCAAAAGAAGATGGCAAGAGGAAGACGAAGTTGAAAAACACCGAAGAGGATCATCCTGATATCGATGTCAACACCTGTCCAGAATGCGAAGGCACGTACGACAACGATCCGGATCAATGGGTGGGTTGCTGTTACTGTGCAAGGTGGCTTCACATCGTTTGCTCTCGACGGTTGGACGGTTTGACAGATGAAGAGATCATCGCTCTGGATTTCAAGTGCCATTTTTGTTAG